From a single Caloenas nicobarica isolate bCalNic1 chromosome 12, bCalNic1.hap1, whole genome shotgun sequence genomic region:
- the LOC135993542 gene encoding bromodomain-containing protein 4-like isoform X6: METGGEGPSDPIEVEVKFAVGPETEAALVALLARGLPHTLPHLLPSSPPFRDCYFDGPGAPLGLRDVWLRHRQGQGWQLKLPHSDPHGTGSDPQVSNSNLQVAEIDPQVAGSTTQVSNSNLQVTRSDLQVTESDLEVTNTDAQVTGSNPQVAEIDLHVTDSDLQVAESDTQVSQSDLQPDSDPQMTHSDLQVADSDIQVTYGDPQVAESDLQVTEIDPQVTQSDLQVIDGDAQVTCSDPQLPHSDREPLQNPPQIHTDPKPPHTDPKLPHKPPELPHSDLQVLRSPPNPPHTKPQLPHTDLQVPHNPPEVPNITPKPPYTDLQMPHSDPKPSHNHHKLPHSDAQVPHIDPKSRHSDTQVPHITPNPPHTDPQVPYADPKLHHDPPRSPFSAPQVSHISPQPPHISPQPPHISPQVPHSAAHMPPSTAYRELWGDRQVLSALCSILGVPVCPWGSVSAALRPLGLRPLASFVTWRRGAGLGAGLRVELDQTDFGYGLGELEQLVGTPGDVPAARDTVEGLCRALGAEPERRVPGKLSVFLSRRRPRSLPPRHH, encoded by the exons ATGGAGACAGGGGGGGAAG GTCCCTCTGACCCCATCGAGGTTGAGGTCAAGTTCGCTGTGGGGCCCGAGACGGAGGCGGCACTAGTGGCGCTGCTGGCCAGGGGGCTGCCCCACACTCTGCCCCACCTGCTGCCCTCCAGCCCCCCGTTCCGCGACTGCTACTTTGACGGCCCTGGCGCCCCCCTGGGCCTGCGGGACGTGTGGCTGCGGCAccggcagggacagggctggcagCTCAAGTTGCCCCATAGTGACCCACACGGGACCGGCAGTGACCCACAAGTGAGCAACAGTAACCTACAAGTGGCTGAGATTGACCCACAAGTGGCTGGGAGCACCACACAAGTGAGCAACAGCAACCTGCAAGTCACTAGAAGTGACCTACAAGTGACTGAGAGTGACCTTGAAGTGACCAACACCGACGCACAAGTGACTGGGAGTAACCCACAAGTGGCTGAGATTGACCTACACGTGACTGACAGTGACCTACAAGTGGCTGAGAGTGACACACAGGTGAGCCAGAGTGACCTGCAGCCCGATAGTGACCCACAAATGACCCACAGCGACCTACAAGTGGCTGACAGTGACATACAAGTGACCTACGGTGACCCACAAGTGGCTGAGAGTGACCTACAAGTGACTGAGATTGATCCACAAGTGACCCAGAGTGACCTACAAGTGATTGATGGAGACGCGCAAGTGACCTGCAGTGacccacagctgccccacagcgacCGTGAGCCCCTGCAGAACCCCCCGCAAATCCATACTGACCCCAAACCACCCCATACTGACCCCAAACTGCCCCATAAACCCCCTGAGCTGCCCCATAGTGACCTCCAAGTCCTTCGGAGTCCCCCCAATCCACCCCATACTAAACCCCAACTGCCCCATACTGACCTCCAAGTGCCCCATAACCCCCCTGAAGTGCCCAATATCACCCCCAAACCACCCTATACTGACCTCCAAATGCCCCATAGTGACCCCAAGCCATCCCATAACCACCACAAACTGCCCCATAGTGACGCCCAAGTGCCCCATATCGATCCCAAATCCCGCCATAGTGACACCCAAGTGCCCCATATCACCCCCAACCCACCACATACTGACCCCCAAGTGCCCTATGCTGACCCCAAACTGCACCATGACCCCCCCAGATCACCTTTTAGTGCCCCCCAAGTCTCCCATATCTCCCCCCAACCACCCCATATCTCCCCCCAACcaccccacatctccccccaAGTGCCCCATAGCGCTGCCCACatgccccccagcaccgcaTACCGCGAGCTGTGGGGCGACCGGCAGGTCCTGTCCGCGCTCTGCTCCATCCTGGGGGTCCCGGTATGTCCGTGGGGCAGCGTGAGCGCCGCCCTGCGCCCCCTGGGCCTGCGCCCCCTGGCGTCCTTCGTCACGTGgcgccggggagcggggctgggggcggggctgAGGGTCGAGCTGGACCAGACCGACTTTGGGTatgggctgggggagctggagcagctggtgggGACCCCAGGGGACGTCCCCGCGGCCAGAGACACCGTGGAGGGCCTGTGCAGGGCGCTGG